In the genome of Crassostrea angulata isolate pt1a10 chromosome 6, ASM2561291v2, whole genome shotgun sequence, the window ATGGTCCGCAACACTGCTGAACTGTCCCAAGAAATAATGAGGCACCCACTGCGACTAGTAAGAAAACTGTATACATCTTGTAAGCTGACCAAATGCAAGGAGGTGACTGACTTAGCTTTAATTTATTGTCCACTTTAAATACGATGCTTATATTCTGACAGACAGACATAATGGTATTTCCTTGTATATAATtcggaaaaattattttgaagggTCATTAAAGGAATTATTAACATTTGatgtttgattttataataaaagcttatatttacatttgaaaatatgattccttatatgaacatatagaatagcgaaaacattcaattatgtatgtataaaattcggaaaaattattttgaagggTCATTAAAGGAATTATTAACATTTGatgtttgattttataataaaagcttatatttacatttgaaaatatgattccttatatgaacatatagaatagcgaaaacaTTCAATTATGTATGAGCGTTTTAATGACGTCACAAAGCGATAGACACGCGCTTATCGTTTGTCGATTGGATACCTGTAAACATAAATAcacggttttttttaaattttaaacaagttgCATCTCTCAAACTTGAATATAAGTAATACACATCCATGTAAAAAAGTTCATCAGGGTATGAAcctggttggtacgtgatcaaatcttctgagaagccaTTTGCGAATCGCATAATTGGATCACgggaccaaccaagttcatatcctgaTGACTGATTTATAATTAACGAGCTGTTGTTTCCTTACATGAAcctaaagaataaaaaataaacgtttAATTGTGTGTTAGCTTTTAACGGGTCAAGAGGTCGTATATTTGACGTCACTGAACGCGTGAGCTCACATTTTGATGGTTGCATTattcaaaacataaaaacatgGTTATGTTAAAATTCTAAACGATTTGCCGTTTGCAAACGTATACATtagtaattaaaaacaattctaaaaatttattGAGATGTGACCATCAAACTTTTTAAGAAGCCTTTATGACTTCACAGGATTTAATCACGTGACCAACCGCTCCACTACTATACGTTATATAAGATCTAACAACATCTCCTATAAGGTCATTTAAGAGCGACCTTtcaaatcatcaaagaaagcactGCTGTCGAAAACATAGCTGGTCTTTTGGacgtttgtttctttttcactgaTAAACATAAACCCAAGTATCTTGTGTAGTAAACAAAATCATGGTAATAAGCATCGATTGTAAGTTTGAGCAATTGTTGTTTACTTGTATTACCAAAGAATAGCAGGTTGTAAAATTAGTATGCACATTTTTGCATAAAATCGAAATACTCGGCATAAAATAAGCGACTGATCATTGGAGTCGAAAGAGATAAAGCTATCACATTATTTAAATGAGGACTTGTTAATTAAATCTTGCATCTGATTAGCCTACATTTTTAGACGGAGGCTGTATAATAGCCTCTTTATTTTGTTACTATCTTGCCCGTGACGTCAAATAATGATGATTCATCAGGCACCATCTAGTGATGAAATTGGTTTCTGTTGTAGACCTCTATAATCCTTAACTTCTTATTATAATAATGACTTATATCTGCATTAAATTGCTATGAAGTTATAATCCAtaatttgtgatattttgtCTTTTAATGTTTCGAATATTTTTAATCTtaacttttataattattatcttGCTGCCAAAATAGTTTTAGTGAAAAAcggaataaaaaaaagttagtccgaatttcatatttttctactAGTCTATAATTGCTTGAACCTAgttccataatatagtaaaaatatttgttgttatgtaaaaaaaaatcattttaaataccGTATATCCGGGTTTTTTTCTGCGTgccacaaaatttgcgaaaattgGACAAATCTGTTACAGTTTTAATTTGCGGCAGACATTTTGTGCGATATAatacaggatataatttctgctTTTTCCAATATTTGTGATTTAAAAGGGATCGCAAAACCCCCccgaaaattagatcatcgcgaAAGTTACCGGATACGtagtaataattttataaaacaaaaaaaaatgtaggaAATTTTAACTCCGGATATTGaacttttaaagaattaataaaattttacaacTTAAATGCTAAGAAAACAGCACCCCCAAATGTCAATTTCAATGATAATTGGTTTAAACTTCGTTAAGTAAATTGTCTTCCAGTACAGATGAAATATACATGATATCAATTATTTCATGATACTAAGTTCTTATTGACAATCTAAAATATGATCTTACACAAACTATCTGTATACAcaattcattttatatcaagagAAGAATAAGAAGgttgtttgaagaaaaaaaatgtaagtttAGACTTTAACAAGGCCAACATGAGCTGATATCAGTTACAATTGCCTTTCCTGTCAGTAATTCTCCGTGTGAGCATGCACAGATGACAATTTCAACACATATAAAACAGCGTTTCTTTTTGTATACGTTAAGTACAATTTCGATACAAGTAGACAAGCGGTCTAACGAAAGCCATAATATCGGTAAACTTACTTATGACGTTCTAGATCAAGCGTGTTTTCATACCGAACATTTGCATTTGTTAAAAAGtaattgaatttttcattacTTTTAATAATCATATTGGTGAGATaggacattaatttatgtctggaGATAGCTATTGCTTGTAAATGCACccatttaatgttaaataatcaaaaatgtaacaacagatatttttgaaaatttaattgacTTAATAAACTAAAGACCTTTCGCCTGGTTTGCTTTCTATCATAGTAACACGTATGGAATTGTAAAGTTATTTTAGGCAAGACTATCAAATATAAGGAGGCCTGGCGTCGACTTGTACTAAGTCCAGACGGCTTTATTTTCTgtctaaaaaatgattttatattctaaaaaagTCTGATAACTGTATTTTAGtatttattttctatcaaaatcATATCAGTCTTTGTACAATACCAGACTTCtgcattttatttgaaaaaaaaatcaaccaaaatttcatttcaatgcgtttcaaaataaaacaaaaggaatattttctttgtctttacaatgaaattcttttaacaacaaaacatgaAGAAATTAAATTTGTATCTGCATTAAACATTTGTTAGTTGAAGTAAAATACTTTCTAAGAGTATCTATTGATTGAACAgaaatttaataaatcaaacgactaattattaattatgatcaaaagattattttgataacaaCATTTAGATTTACTTCGTGCCAGTAATTTTGGTTTTTGACGGTTGGAGAAAATCTAGAGGatatttccttattttattCTCTTCTTTTGTTAATCTAAATTGTGTAGTTTTCtccataaaaattaatatttcatggtATATACATGAAACAGTAGTAGTTTTGCTTAAGTGTTAAAGGCTTATTGAAACATTGATGACATATTTTTTCCCTAAAATTTCACAATTACCTAATATATCAAAAACATCAAATgtcatcatttttattcattttattctcTCGTATTTactcaatgaaaacaaattaattaattattgtttcattttctaaaacTAAATAACACAGAAAGGAATTATAAGGAAgtgaaaaatttataaatacaatccATCTGTTAACTAATAAATTCCATACCACATCTTTACTAAAAGCAATATGATCtgtaattttttacaattttattttgttgcaaAAAGCTGCTTCATtgtagtatgataagtctgcatataacttaatcttttatgataaataagtttaaaaaaatgattaatttttgccAGAGGAAAGattatttctcttctaaggaatatgtagcaaatcaatttttgtacaggacgacaataattcaattatgcttcaattaaggcttcttaacggccttttcACACAAAAATATGGGCTAagatatttaaaagatattaaaaaaccATGatcttttgtcattttagtagaaaataacattttcgtaacaaaaaaattcaacatgaaaattgcagctcatgtTGCTTTATTAAACCATCCAAATGTTGAACCAAAGATAGAAGCAGTTCGATGAAACGGAAGCTTTGattcattttcttttacttGCGACACCTATAATAAAACAAGAtataatatgtgatattttgtgttataattcacaaagaataaaaaaattaaaaaaaacttgcctttttaaagcaaaattttgGAGGAGTGAAAACCGATTCATCTTTGATTCCCATGGTCATGTTATAGAAATCAAGTATCACAAATTGATCTGGAAAAAGACAATTAGTGAGAATTTATTAAACCTAAAGATCAGATTCAAAACTGTAtcctttctatttttaaaatgtcaggCATAGTAAATATTTTCGCTATATATACACATAAAGGTAAAAACCGATATAACTAACCAATGTCTGGAtccattgaaatattttcaacgaCATGAACAGGCGTACAGTTTCTCCCAACAGTTAAAACATTATCATCATAGGTCGAGTAAACGTCTACTTTAATGATGTCAGGAGATACACCAATAAAAGATTTTCCAAGCAATTTCCATCCTAAACAAAGGTGACTTCTTTTTAGTTTGAATAATTATAGTGGTAAttctaattttaaatgaaacatgattaaagttattaaagaaaaatgaatcggacaaaaaatattttaaattagaaaacAGCAAACAATAAAACAACGTCAGTTAGAGCAACAAATCacaattataaaatttacatcgACGtcgaaaaaaaatacttatttaaacaatgaaatgctttacTTTCGTGATTTATGCTGGATATGCAGGTAGCgacattaaagaaaaaatacataatccgCTTTCTGCAAatattgctaccttcataacccgcatggatctgtacaaaaatcatttaaatgtttatatttaaatctttcatttaacaacaaaactttttgATCCTTAAGAGTAAGTAAAACGACCTTAACTATTGTTTATGtaagttagataaaagaaatagcAAAATCGTCTTTATATGCGAATTTGAGTCGGACATCACGAATACTAGTATTTCATGCAGTCAGTGATTTTCCTTAGGCTGCTGAAAGTTTCGACCGATAGATAAACTGACTAGAACTAGAACGTGTAGATTTCACCCCTTTCATTTTCTATAGAACTATGAATCAAAATAGTTTTGCGTAAGAAATAGAGGTGAAATTACTCGGTAAATTAATATTATGTACATGTGATATCTGTAGTCACGCCGTGCCGCAGCAGATTTGTGttgtaaaaaacaaagaagCAATTACTTTATTAtcaagtttaattaaaatgaagatGTTATTAGGTTACCTGTAAAACAGAACTCTGAAAAATCATCATCTATTTTTGACACAATGCACACTCCTTTCGACCATTCATAAGTCGTTTGCTGAAATTGAGACATAAATTTAGTATGTTAGTTGGCTAACTGTctgtattttctttattttggcacactttatattttctaaattttatttctttaaaaaggtTTTTCTATTGCACAAAAAAGTATTCTTTAAATGTTCTCTGTGAACTATGTAATCtaattgattttaatgttaatcaacatgattttaatgaaattaattgttggtattatatgtattatttattttctttaaaaaaatattgaaagaaaattaacTTACAGTTTGATAATCTACAATGAAATCAAACTCATCGTGACTCGAATCAGCGTAACCATGAATAGCTTCTCTTTTTCTCAAGGCATCATACGATACATTCTAAAATTAAGTAATGTTACAAATATGAATCGCCATCTTTTTTTTACGTCAATTCTGATGCTAATCAATAAAAACATCTATAACCACATAGTTACAGTCCATATCCTGTGTTTtgcagacaaattgaaacaGACTTAATGTCCTACAAAGAGCTCAAAGCATATGTAGATGAAGACACTTAAACAGGAGTAAAtcgttgataaataaaaaaacaatacttaCAACTGTTTGAAGTGTTCCATTACCAACTGGAAGGTAGACGTCTATATTCGTCTGCAGCTGAGAAGGAATACAGCAGTGTAGAACCGCCTTCTGGAATAATGACCCGAACACAACGAGAGGGAGAAGAAAACCTGT includes:
- the LOC128190306 gene encoding uncharacterized protein LOC128190306 — translated: MVNKTNNLGQLFSFVKFVSKMYTGFLLPLVVFGSLFQKAVLHCCIPSQLQTNIDVYLPVGNGTLQTVNVSYDALRKREAIHGYADSSHDEFDFIVDYQTQTTYEWSKGVCIVSKIDDDFSEFCFTGWKLLGKSFIGVSPDIIKVDVYSTYDDNVLTVGRNCTPVHVVENISMDPDIDQFVILDFYNMTMGIKDESVFTPPKFCFKKASFF